A genomic stretch from Macadamia integrifolia cultivar HAES 741 unplaced genomic scaffold, SCU_Mint_v3 scaffold1091, whole genome shotgun sequence includes:
- the LOC122062709 gene encoding uncharacterized protein LOC122062709: MLMCRLHLSSLREARITFFGLSQSSMEPDVAANVMFHSTAKGVWNDLKETYSQEKNMTRIYDIYEKLFQYRQSDKPLAGYYSAFRDIVEEFNVFQPLITDIDKLKAQCNEFFVSKFLAGMNNDLKAVKGHLLAGDTVPTLNDTYSRLQRITSSTKPDQSSKDNSAFHANRGRGRGHGGGRGSVGRGSGGQPSERTACQCTFCGKPNHTVETCWEKHGKLEWTTQLANHAVYDDGTNTMAPVATKPTPSLGDSATSLLLHLLVHPHPLLP; encoded by the exons ATGTTAATGTGCAGATTACATCTATCAAGCTTAAGGGAAGCTCGAATTACCTTCTTTGGGCTCAGTCAGTCTAG TATGGAACCCGATGTCGCTGCCAATGTTATGTTTCATTCTACTGCCAAGGGAgtgtggaatgatttgaaggagACCTACTCTCAGGAGAAGAATATGACCCGTATCTATGATATTTATGAAAAACTATTTCAGTATCGCCAGTCAGACAAGCCACTTGCAGGATACTACAGTGCTTTCAGGGATATAGTTGAAGAATTTAATGTCTTTCAACCCTTGATCACtgacattgacaaattgaaggctCAGTGTAACGAGTTCTTCGTCTCCAAATTCTTGGCTGGTATGAACAATGACctgaaggcagtgaagggtcaCTTACTTGCAGGAGATACTGTGCCTACTTTGAATGATACATACTCACGCCTGCAGCGCATTACCTCTTCCACCAAACctgatcagtcttccaaagacaattctgccTTCCATGCCAACCGTGGACGTGGTCGCGGTCATGGGGGTGGTCGTGGATCGGTTGGTCGAGGATCTGGTGGACAGCCCTCTGAGCGTACTGCATGCCAATGTACTTTTTGTGGAAAGCCCAACCATACTGTGGAGACTTGTTGGGAAAAGCATGGCAAACTAGAGTGGACAACACAGTTAGCTAATCATGCAGTGTATGATGATGGTACGAACACAATGGCTCCAGTTGCCACTAAACCAACACCTTCTTTAGGAGATTCAGCTACCAGTCTGCTATTACATCTACTGGTGCATCCACATCCGTTGCTTCCCTAG